The following are encoded in a window of Mycolicibacterium tusciae JS617 genomic DNA:
- a CDS encoding L,D-transpeptidase, which translates to MRGIALCVVTAIGIYAVAVAGPAAGASMAVANHSATPAAANQSYGPAIASVLPARGAVVGVAHPVVVTFSAPVADRRAAERALDIKSAPAMTGKFRWLENDVVQWVPDRFWPGHSAVALSVGGLSTNFATGAAVIGVASISDKTFTVSIDGLDAGPPSALPAPHHRPHWGEPGVFPASMGRPEYPTPVGTYTVLAKERDIVMDSSTVGIPNDAPDGYLLDVEYAVRFTARGLFVHSAPWAVNSLGYENVSHGCVGLSTEDAEWYFNTVNVGDPIIVQENSIEVPRTVSG; encoded by the coding sequence ATGCGTGGGATTGCTCTGTGTGTTGTTACAGCGATCGGGATCTATGCGGTCGCGGTTGCCGGGCCGGCCGCCGGCGCCAGCATGGCAGTCGCGAACCACTCGGCGACGCCCGCCGCGGCGAACCAGTCGTATGGGCCTGCCATTGCTTCAGTGCTACCGGCCCGGGGCGCGGTCGTGGGGGTGGCGCACCCCGTAGTGGTGACCTTCAGCGCACCCGTCGCTGACAGGCGCGCGGCGGAGCGGGCCCTTGACATCAAATCGGCGCCCGCGATGACGGGCAAATTCCGATGGCTCGAAAACGATGTCGTGCAATGGGTTCCAGACCGATTCTGGCCGGGGCACAGCGCGGTGGCGCTTTCGGTGGGCGGTTTGTCAACGAACTTCGCAACGGGCGCTGCCGTCATTGGTGTTGCCAGCATCTCGGACAAAACGTTCACCGTGAGCATCGACGGCCTCGACGCCGGGCCGCCGTCTGCACTGCCGGCGCCGCACCACCGACCGCATTGGGGAGAGCCGGGGGTGTTCCCCGCTTCGATGGGTAGACCGGAGTATCCGACTCCCGTCGGCACCTACACCGTCTTGGCCAAGGAGCGCGACATAGTCATGGACTCCAGCACCGTCGGCATCCCGAACGACGCTCCCGACGGTTACCTGCTCGACGTGGAATACGCCGTTCGTTTCACTGCCCGTGGACTTTTCGTACATTCAGCTCCGTGGGCTGTCAATTCACTCGGCTATGAGAATGTCAGCCACGGCTGTGTCGGGCTCAGCACCGAGGACGCCGAGTGGTACTTCAACACGGTCAACGTCGGCGACCCGATTATCGTGCAGGAAAACAGCATCGAAGTTCCTCGAACAGTGTCAGGTTGA
- a CDS encoding IS1380 family transposase, which translates to MQVSHSFASQSAVFDDDHLVSCAGLVPVMTLAQQTGLTRLLSEKVQIVAPRIKSGAANPSPKLATLIAGMCAGADCIDDIDLVRSGGMTTLFDGVYAPSTVGTLLREFTFGHARQLESVLRDHLVALCGRVDLLPDAAKGSVFIDIDSLLRPVYGRAKQGASYGHTKIAGKQILRKGLSPLATTISTAGSAPVIAGMRLRAGKTASAKGAGRMVAQAIRTARAAGASGQILVRGDSAYGNRAVVRSCLRAGARFSLVMIRNPAVERALAAIDESAWTPVSYPGAVQDPDTGAWISDAEVAEIPYTAFASTPDRITARLIVRRVKDARFPDALFPVWRYHPFFTNTDLPADQADITHRQHAIIETVFADLIDGPLAHIPSGRFGANSAWILCAAIAHNLLRAAGVLAGENHGRARGSTLRRKIVNIPARLARPQRRPILHLPTHWPWSRAWLMLWHNIIGPSPPNAATV; encoded by the coding sequence GTGCAAGTTTCGCACAGCTTCGCTTCGCAGTCAGCGGTGTTCGATGACGATCATCTCGTGTCGTGCGCCGGGCTGGTACCGGTGATGACGTTGGCCCAGCAGACCGGGCTGACTCGGCTTCTCTCGGAGAAGGTCCAGATCGTCGCGCCGCGGATCAAGTCCGGGGCGGCCAACCCGTCTCCGAAACTGGCCACGCTGATCGCGGGCATGTGCGCGGGCGCGGACTGCATCGACGACATCGACCTGGTCCGCAGCGGCGGCATGACGACGCTCTTCGACGGCGTGTACGCACCGTCGACGGTCGGAACGTTGTTGCGAGAGTTCACCTTCGGTCACGCCCGCCAACTCGAATCGGTACTACGTGACCATCTGGTGGCGCTGTGTGGGAGGGTCGACCTGCTCCCTGATGCCGCCAAGGGGTCGGTGTTCATCGACATCGACTCGCTGCTACGTCCGGTCTACGGGCGCGCCAAACAGGGCGCCTCCTACGGACACACCAAGATCGCCGGCAAGCAGATCCTGCGCAAGGGACTCTCACCGCTGGCCACCACCATCAGCACCGCGGGGTCGGCACCGGTGATCGCCGGGATGCGGCTACGCGCGGGCAAGACCGCCTCGGCCAAGGGTGCCGGGCGCATGGTCGCCCAAGCCATCAGAACCGCCCGCGCCGCCGGAGCCAGCGGGCAGATCCTGGTGCGCGGCGACTCGGCCTACGGCAACCGGGCGGTGGTGCGGAGCTGCCTGCGCGCGGGCGCCCGGTTCTCGCTGGTGATGATCCGAAACCCCGCCGTGGAACGCGCGCTGGCCGCCATCGACGAGAGCGCCTGGACCCCGGTGTCTTATCCCGGCGCAGTCCAAGATCCCGATACCGGGGCCTGGATCTCTGATGCCGAAGTCGCCGAAATCCCCTACACCGCTTTTGCATCCACCCCCGATCGAATCACCGCGCGCCTCATCGTGCGTCGAGTCAAAGACGCCCGGTTTCCCGACGCACTGTTTCCGGTCTGGCGATATCACCCGTTCTTCACCAACACCGACCTGCCCGCCGATCAGGCCGACATCACCCACCGCCAACACGCGATCATCGAGACCGTGTTCGCCGACCTGATCGACGGACCGCTGGCACACATCCCGTCGGGCCGCTTCGGGGCGAACTCCGCCTGGATCCTGTGCGCGGCCATCGCCCACAACCTGCTGCGCGCCGCCGGGGTGCTGGCAGGTGAGAACCACGGCCGGGCGCGGGGATCCACACTGCGCCGCAAGATCGTCAACATTCCCGCGCGACTCGCCCGTCCGCAACGCCGGCCCATCCTGCACCTACCCACCCACTGGCCCTGGTCTCGGGCCTGGCTCATGCTGTGGCACAACATCATCGGCCCTAGCCCGCCCAATGCCGCTACTGTCTGA
- a CDS encoding heavy-metal-associated domain-containing protein, with the protein MSTTTFTVVGMSCGGCARKVSEELAGIDGVRDVAVDLASGQVAVTCDIPIDFSAFRAAVESAGYTVAGSDAATKEKTS; encoded by the coding sequence ATGAGCACAACGACTTTCACAGTCGTAGGGATGAGCTGCGGAGGCTGCGCCCGCAAGGTCAGCGAGGAACTGGCCGGAATCGACGGCGTTCGCGACGTTGCGGTCGATCTGGCCAGCGGTCAGGTCGCGGTGACCTGCGACATACCCATAGATTTTTCCGCATTTCGCGCTGCTGTCGAGTCGGCCGGCTACACCGTCGCCGGCTCCGATGCCGCGACAAAGGAGAAGACTTCATGA
- a CDS encoding heavy metal translocating P-type ATPase — MTSIHEDNRVTASDRQIELSISGMTCASCANRIERKLNKLDGVSATVNYATEKAKVSYDDTVDTQVLVAAVKDAGYTAELPRAADAPVTDADSDTDDPTRALRQRLIVSLVLSVPVIAMAMVPALQFTNWQWLSLTLAAPVVVWGAWPFHHAAWTNLRHATSTMDTLISMGTLAALGWSLYALFFGTAGVAGMTHPFELALARSDGAGNIYLEAAAGVTTFILAGRYFEARSKRKAGAALRALLELGAKDVTVVKDGREQRIPIDQLAVGDEFVVRPGEKIATDGVIVSGSSAVDASMLTGESMPVEVGADDTVVGATVNAGGRLLVRATRVGSDTQLAQMARMVEDAQNGKAHAQRLADRISGIFVPIVIILAAATLGYWIGTGNGLAAAFTAAVAVLIIACPCALGLATPTALMVGTGRGAQLGILIKGPEVLEDTRRIDTVVLDKTGTVTTGQMTLMEVIAAAGQDRNELLRLAGALENASEHPIAQAVAKAASAELGELPTVEGFTNVEGLGVQGVVDGRAVVVGRASLLADWAQHLPAELTEAMQAAESEGKTAIAVGWDGATRGILVVADAVKPTSAEAISQLRGLGLTPILLTGDNATVARSVADQVGINEVIAEVMPKDKVDVIARLQKEGKTVAMVGDGVNDAAALAQADLGLAMGTGTDVAIEASDITLVRGDLRAAADAIGLSRRTLRTIKSNLLWAFAYNVAALPLAAAGLLNPMLAGAAMAFSSVFVVSNSLRLRRFRSRFGQATAAG, encoded by the coding sequence ATGACATCGATCCACGAAGACAACAGGGTCACCGCCAGCGACCGCCAGATCGAGCTGTCCATCAGCGGAATGACCTGCGCCTCATGCGCCAACCGGATCGAGCGCAAGCTCAACAAACTCGACGGTGTCAGCGCCACAGTCAACTACGCCACCGAGAAGGCCAAGGTCAGCTACGACGACACCGTCGACACCCAAGTGTTGGTGGCCGCGGTCAAGGACGCCGGCTACACCGCCGAGCTGCCCCGCGCCGCCGATGCGCCCGTGACCGACGCGGACTCCGACACGGACGACCCCACGCGGGCGCTGCGGCAGCGGTTGATCGTCTCGCTGGTGCTGTCGGTGCCGGTCATCGCGATGGCGATGGTGCCAGCCCTGCAGTTCACCAACTGGCAATGGCTGTCGCTGACCTTGGCGGCCCCCGTGGTGGTGTGGGGCGCATGGCCCTTCCACCACGCCGCCTGGACCAACCTGCGCCACGCCACGTCCACGATGGACACCCTGATCTCGATGGGAACCCTTGCGGCACTGGGCTGGTCACTATATGCCCTGTTCTTCGGCACCGCCGGAGTCGCGGGGATGACCCATCCATTCGAGCTGGCCCTCGCGCGAAGCGACGGCGCAGGCAACATCTATCTGGAAGCCGCCGCCGGGGTCACCACCTTCATTCTCGCCGGCCGGTATTTCGAGGCCCGGTCCAAGCGTAAGGCCGGCGCGGCGTTGCGGGCCCTCCTCGAGCTCGGCGCCAAGGACGTCACCGTCGTCAAAGATGGGCGCGAACAAAGGATTCCCATCGATCAGCTCGCCGTCGGAGACGAATTCGTGGTGCGTCCGGGCGAAAAGATCGCCACCGACGGAGTCATCGTGTCGGGCAGCTCCGCGGTGGACGCGTCCATGTTGACCGGTGAATCCATGCCGGTCGAGGTCGGTGCCGATGACACCGTCGTCGGCGCAACCGTCAATGCCGGCGGTCGCCTGCTGGTCCGCGCAACCCGCGTCGGCTCCGACACCCAATTGGCGCAAATGGCCCGGATGGTCGAAGACGCGCAGAACGGCAAAGCCCACGCGCAGCGCCTCGCCGACCGCATCTCGGGAATCTTCGTGCCGATCGTGATCATTCTGGCCGCCGCCACCCTTGGCTATTGGATCGGGACCGGTAACGGGCTGGCGGCGGCATTCACCGCCGCGGTGGCCGTGCTGATCATCGCCTGCCCCTGCGCGCTGGGCCTGGCCACACCCACGGCCCTGATGGTCGGTACCGGCCGTGGCGCCCAGCTCGGCATCCTGATCAAGGGCCCCGAAGTCCTAGAGGACACCCGCAGGATCGACACCGTGGTGCTGGACAAAACCGGCACCGTGACCACCGGACAGATGACGCTGATGGAGGTGATTGCAGCCGCCGGCCAAGATCGCAATGAACTGCTGCGCCTCGCCGGGGCGTTGGAGAACGCATCGGAGCACCCGATCGCGCAGGCGGTCGCCAAAGCCGCGAGTGCCGAATTGGGTGAGCTGCCAACGGTGGAAGGGTTCACCAACGTCGAAGGGCTCGGTGTACAGGGCGTCGTGGATGGGCGCGCCGTCGTCGTGGGGCGCGCCAGCCTGCTCGCCGACTGGGCCCAGCACCTGCCCGCCGAGCTGACCGAGGCAATGCAGGCTGCGGAATCGGAGGGCAAGACCGCCATTGCCGTCGGCTGGGACGGCGCCACCCGCGGAATTCTCGTCGTCGCCGATGCCGTCAAGCCCACCTCCGCCGAGGCGATCAGCCAGCTGCGCGGACTGGGGTTGACGCCGATTCTGCTGACCGGTGACAACGCCACCGTGGCCCGGTCGGTCGCCGATCAGGTGGGCATCAACGAGGTGATCGCCGAGGTGATGCCCAAGGACAAGGTCGACGTGATAGCCCGCCTGCAGAAGGAGGGCAAGACCGTGGCGATGGTCGGCGACGGCGTCAACGATGCCGCCGCACTGGCACAGGCCGATCTGGGCCTGGCTATGGGCACCGGAACCGACGTGGCAATCGAAGCCTCCGACATCACGTTGGTGCGCGGAGACCTGCGTGCCGCCGCGGATGCGATCGGACTGTCTCGACGGACCCTGCGCACCATCAAGAGCAACCTGCTTTGGGCGTTCGCCTACAACGTGGCCGCACTGCCCCTGGCAGCAGCAGGACTGCTCAACCCGATGCTCGCCGGAGCTGCGATGGCATTCAGCTCCGTGTTCGTCGTCAGCAACAGCCTGCGACTGCGCCGGTTCCGTTCACGATTCGGACAGGCAACAGCAGCCGGGTAG
- a CDS encoding membrane protein, producing the protein MPIQSVAAGATAPRMLNKVPEVTIYFWIIKILATTVGETVADFLNVKLNFGLSGTTYVMGAVLVLTLGYQFRTKKYVPALYWLTVVLISVFGTLITDNLVDNFGVPLQVTTIIFSVALLGAFAGWYASEKTLSIHTIDTTRREGFYWLTILFTFALGTAAGDLVAERLQLGYPLSALLFGALIAVIAVAHLGFRLNAVVAFWAAYILTRPLGASLGDLLSQPRSNGGIGVGTTWTSALFLITITGLVSYLSITRTDVATPPDQDDDSEDIPDHCRLL; encoded by the coding sequence GTGCCGATCCAATCTGTTGCCGCCGGTGCCACCGCCCCCCGCATGCTCAATAAAGTGCCCGAAGTCACCATCTACTTCTGGATCATCAAGATCCTGGCCACCACCGTAGGGGAGACTGTCGCCGACTTCCTCAACGTCAAACTGAACTTCGGTTTGAGCGGCACGACCTACGTGATGGGCGCTGTGCTTGTTCTCACCCTGGGCTATCAGTTCCGGACCAAGAAATACGTGCCCGCACTGTATTGGCTCACCGTGGTGCTCATCAGCGTCTTCGGCACCCTGATCACCGACAACCTGGTGGATAACTTCGGGGTTCCGCTGCAGGTGACCACCATCATATTCAGCGTCGCTCTGTTGGGGGCGTTCGCCGGCTGGTACGCCAGCGAGAAAACATTGTCCATCCACACCATCGACACCACTCGCCGGGAAGGGTTCTACTGGTTGACGATTCTGTTTACCTTCGCCCTGGGTACCGCCGCCGGCGACCTTGTCGCCGAACGCCTCCAACTCGGCTACCCCTTGTCCGCGCTGCTATTCGGCGCGCTGATCGCGGTGATCGCCGTCGCGCATCTGGGTTTCCGGCTCAACGCCGTGGTCGCGTTCTGGGCCGCCTACATCCTGACGCGCCCCCTCGGGGCGTCCCTGGGCGACCTGCTGTCCCAGCCGCGCAGCAACGGGGGTATCGGCGTGGGCACCACATGGACCAGCGCGCTGTTCCTGATCACCATCACCGGACTGGTCAGCTACTTGAGCATCACTCGCACTGACGTGGCCACCCCACCGGACCAAGACGACGATAGCGAGGACATTCCCGACCATTGCCGCCTCCTGTGA
- a CDS encoding membrane protein — MRKLPHVTLLFWVIKIIATTLGETGGDLLAQTLHVGYLVATAIFLALFAVAVVFQLKARRFHPALFWTVIALSSTAGTTLSDLMNRTGGIGYAGGALILSTGLAVVFVIWWRSGQTLDVENVASFRGELLFWVAILFSNSLGTSSGDFLADGLGFGFRDSALLLSAIMLVLLAGHYFTRISGVVLFWIAFVLTRPLGATVGDFLSKPLDKGGLAWGTEWTSATLLAVLIALIAYQAIHLRRHPLAPLPVPVHRRTGEPQQPNGALVIPGV; from the coding sequence ATGCGCAAGCTTCCGCACGTCACGCTGCTGTTTTGGGTGATCAAGATTATTGCGACCACCCTGGGCGAAACGGGTGGCGATCTGCTGGCGCAGACGCTGCACGTCGGCTACCTGGTGGCCACGGCAATCTTCTTGGCGCTGTTTGCGGTCGCGGTGGTGTTTCAACTCAAGGCGCGGCGGTTTCACCCGGCCCTGTTTTGGACCGTGATCGCGTTGAGCAGTACCGCCGGCACCACGCTGTCGGATCTGATGAACCGCACCGGCGGGATCGGTTACGCGGGGGGCGCGCTCATCTTGAGCACCGGTCTGGCGGTCGTGTTCGTCATTTGGTGGCGCAGCGGACAAACCCTTGACGTGGAGAACGTCGCTTCGTTTCGTGGGGAGCTGCTGTTCTGGGTGGCCATCTTGTTCTCCAACAGCCTAGGCACTTCCAGCGGCGACTTCCTGGCCGATGGCCTGGGGTTCGGGTTCCGCGACAGCGCACTGTTGCTGTCCGCGATCATGCTGGTTCTGCTGGCCGGGCACTACTTCACTCGCATCAGCGGCGTGGTGTTGTTTTGGATCGCGTTCGTGCTGACCCGCCCGCTGGGCGCGACGGTCGGGGACTTCCTGAGCAAGCCTCTGGATAAGGGCGGCCTGGCTTGGGGCACCGAGTGGACCTCGGCGACACTGCTGGCCGTGCTCATCGCGCTGATCGCCTACCAGGCGATTCATCTTCGTCGTCATCCCCTGGCCCCGCTGCCCGTCCCTGTCCACCGCCGCACCGGCGAACCGCAGCAACCCAACGGCGCTTTGGTCATCCCGGGTGTCTGA
- a CDS encoding response regulator transcription factor, whose translation MAAHVLIVEDDPLIAASLQRALEATGYTAAVAIDGAAAFSTVQSDDVDLVLLDLGLPDGDGIEVARKLIAHQPQLPIIMVTARAEEADVVSGLHTGAVDYLTKPFRLAELLARIRAHLRITEMHAATARHVTVGDVQLDLAARRVWVNTTEVRLPAKEFDLLARLARQPGQVVSRNQLLADVWQDHWGGSSKTLDVHIAGLRRHLGEQPGTPSRITALRGIGYRLDHP comes from the coding sequence ATGGCCGCTCACGTGCTGATTGTCGAGGACGATCCGTTGATCGCGGCCAGTCTGCAACGCGCCTTGGAGGCCACCGGCTACACCGCCGCCGTGGCGATCGACGGCGCGGCCGCGTTCAGCACAGTTCAATCCGACGACGTCGACCTGGTCTTGCTCGACCTCGGCTTGCCCGACGGCGACGGAATCGAAGTCGCCCGCAAGCTGATCGCACACCAGCCGCAGTTACCGATCATCATGGTGACAGCGCGTGCGGAGGAAGCCGATGTGGTCAGCGGATTGCACACCGGCGCAGTGGATTACCTCACTAAACCGTTCCGGCTGGCCGAGCTGCTTGCTCGCATCCGCGCCCATCTGCGCATCACCGAGATGCACGCAGCCACCGCACGCCATGTCACCGTCGGCGATGTGCAGTTGGACCTCGCTGCCCGTCGAGTCTGGGTGAACACCACCGAGGTGAGGCTGCCGGCCAAGGAGTTCGATCTGCTGGCCAGACTGGCCCGCCAGCCCGGCCAGGTCGTGTCCCGAAACCAACTGTTGGCCGATGTGTGGCAAGACCATTGGGGCGGTTCCAGTAAGACACTCGATGTCCACATCGCGGGCCTGCGCCGACACCTCGGCGAACAACCCGGCACCCCAAGCCGGATCACCGCGCTACGAGGCATCGGCTATCGGCTGGACCACCCGTGA
- a CDS encoding sensor histidine kinase has protein sequence MRRRVLLTVVAVCALGITVLFIPMALVIRAQNQHIDQLELQRLAAAAARTAPADPTHNRTWQPADTDPHHRYGLYDARGTRIAGTGPPTADAVVRDALRGGVATGRHDADITAAASMSTPFGGAVRVAESVQESTARTAAALARLLALAVATIAIAAVIGWFLVRRLLAPVTALRNAATQLGHGDFTVKIPDTRLDEFDEIGQALTSSAHRIRGLIERERAFTADASHQLRNPLAAVIVALETELLAPRPDSRTIVTESLHALIQMKHTITNLLQLARDTATTHDTTPLAALLRDLYDRWSPAFTAAGRPLTVPPITGDAHVSPVAVHHILDVLLDNALRHGRGNVTLNATPVQGGVAITVTDAGPGPRHPDNLFHRRDITATGTGIGLALARSLAEAEGARLNLRNPGAPTTFELLIPHPDPS, from the coding sequence GTGAGGCGCCGTGTCCTGCTCACCGTTGTCGCGGTGTGCGCGCTAGGGATCACGGTGCTCTTCATCCCCATGGCTCTGGTTATCCGCGCTCAGAATCAGCACATCGACCAACTCGAACTGCAGCGCTTGGCCGCCGCCGCCGCGCGTACCGCACCAGCCGACCCCACCCACAACCGCACCTGGCAACCCGCCGACACCGATCCCCACCATCGATACGGGCTCTACGATGCGCGCGGAACACGCATCGCGGGAACAGGCCCCCCCACCGCGGACGCCGTCGTACGCGACGCGCTACGTGGCGGCGTCGCCACCGGACGCCACGATGCCGACATCACCGCGGCAGCCAGCATGTCAACGCCCTTTGGCGGTGCGGTACGGGTCGCCGAATCAGTTCAGGAAAGCACCGCACGCACCGCAGCCGCGCTCGCCCGGCTGCTGGCTCTGGCGGTAGCAACCATCGCCATTGCCGCGGTCATCGGTTGGTTTCTGGTGCGCCGGCTACTCGCCCCGGTCACCGCGCTGCGCAATGCCGCCACCCAGCTCGGCCACGGCGACTTCACCGTCAAAATCCCGGACACCAGGCTCGATGAGTTCGACGAAATCGGACAAGCGTTGACCTCAAGCGCCCACCGCATCCGTGGCCTCATCGAACGCGAACGAGCCTTTACCGCCGACGCCTCCCACCAGCTGAGAAACCCCCTAGCCGCGGTTATCGTCGCCCTGGAAACCGAACTACTAGCGCCCCGCCCGGACTCCCGCACCATCGTCACGGAAAGCCTGCACGCGCTCATCCAGATGAAACACACCATCACCAACCTGCTGCAACTGGCCCGCGACACCGCAACCACCCACGACACCACCCCTCTGGCTGCCCTGTTGCGCGACCTTTATGACCGGTGGTCACCGGCATTCACAGCAGCGGGCCGGCCGCTAACCGTGCCGCCCATAACAGGTGACGCGCACGTCTCCCCAGTCGCCGTGCACCACATCCTCGATGTACTCCTCGACAACGCCCTGCGCCACGGGCGCGGCAACGTCACCCTCAACGCCACTCCAGTTCAGGGCGGCGTGGCGATCACCGTCACCGACGCTGGACCAGGACCCCGCCACCCTGACAACCTGTTTCACCGACGCGATATCACCGCAACCGGCACCGGAATCGGCCTGGCCCTTGCCCGCTCACTTGCCGAAGCCGAAGGCGCCCGACTCAACTTGCGCAACCCGGGCGCCCCCACAACCTTCGAACTACTCATACCGCACCCCGACCCCAGCTGA
- a CDS encoding protein phosphatase 2C domain-containing protein, which produces MPTETTARLGVEVVKNVATQGVTHAAAAKFSAQFRLEFDDGSTLAVRGRGLIGREPTAGAAKIVAHLVALADDTCSMSRTHLEFDVDENGLWIRDCHSTNGSELEVDGRCTPMEPGLQAIAPMGCTIHMGARRVKVRMITNRCAMGAATIAWGAASSVGAVRQSNQDIYGTAPPVFVVADGMGGHFAGDVAAREAVNALLPLSGHPQVTTEMLMTCLADARTRIARIPVEHGRAPGTTLSGVITTQVDHVPSWMVVNIGDSRTYRLDSRGLRQLSVDHSVVQQLVETDAITPSAAGTHPARNLLTRALIAEIEYPADVWLLPIISGDRILVCSDGLTREIDDLFIAGVLRAIPDPQAAANQLVKAAVDAGGHDNVTAVVIDATVVDANHQERGETSERQPFSGDCRRLRH; this is translated from the coding sequence GTGCCCACTGAGACGACTGCGCGGCTGGGTGTTGAGGTCGTCAAGAACGTTGCCACACAAGGCGTCACGCATGCCGCGGCGGCAAAATTTTCGGCGCAATTTCGACTCGAGTTCGACGACGGGTCCACTCTGGCCGTTCGTGGTCGAGGCCTGATCGGACGTGAGCCGACCGCGGGCGCAGCCAAGATTGTGGCACATCTCGTTGCGCTCGCCGATGACACCTGTTCGATGTCGAGGACACATCTCGAATTCGACGTCGACGAAAACGGTCTGTGGATCCGAGACTGCCATTCCACCAACGGCTCTGAGCTCGAGGTCGACGGGCGCTGCACACCCATGGAGCCCGGACTACAAGCCATAGCGCCAATGGGATGCACGATCCACATGGGAGCACGCCGAGTGAAGGTCCGAATGATAACGAACCGCTGTGCGATGGGTGCCGCGACGATCGCCTGGGGTGCGGCCTCCAGCGTCGGCGCGGTACGCCAAAGCAACCAAGACATATATGGCACCGCACCCCCAGTTTTCGTTGTCGCCGATGGTATGGGAGGGCACTTCGCCGGAGACGTCGCGGCCCGGGAGGCCGTCAACGCACTGCTGCCGCTGTCCGGTCACCCGCAGGTGACCACCGAGATGCTCATGACATGCCTGGCAGACGCTCGGACGCGGATCGCCCGCATCCCGGTCGAGCATGGGCGAGCACCGGGAACCACCCTCAGCGGCGTGATCACGACTCAGGTCGACCACGTGCCATCCTGGATGGTAGTCAATATCGGCGACTCACGGACATACCGCTTGGATTCGCGCGGACTGCGGCAGCTCAGCGTCGATCATTCCGTTGTGCAGCAGCTGGTCGAGACGGACGCGATCACTCCGTCTGCGGCAGGGACTCATCCAGCCCGCAATCTGCTGACCCGGGCGCTGATCGCAGAGATCGAGTATCCGGCAGACGTTTGGCTGCTGCCGATCATCAGCGGCGACCGAATTCTCGTGTGTTCCGACGGCCTGACGAGAGAGATCGACGACTTGTTCATCGCCGGGGTCTTGCGCGCGATCCCAGATCCGCAGGCGGCCGCGAATCAACTGGTCAAGGCTGCGGTCGACGCGGGCGGCCACGACAATGTGACCGCGGTGGTGATCGACGCCACAGTGGTTGACGCAAACCACCAGGAGCGCGGCGAAACGAGTGAACGACAGCCCTTCAGCGGCGACTGCCGGCGGTTGAGACACTGA